In Zingiber officinale cultivar Zhangliang chromosome 6A, Zo_v1.1, whole genome shotgun sequence, a single genomic region encodes these proteins:
- the LOC121994702 gene encoding nucleobase-ascorbate transporter 12-like, translating into YWFISSVLAALWGTGVASTTLTENIHTIATTKMGSRRAIELGAVILILLSFVGKIGGFIASIPDVMVAGLLCCMWAMIAALGLSNLRYSETGSSRNNIIIGLSLFLSLSVPAYFQQYGLIPSSNSSVPSYFQPYAVASHGPIHTSSRGVNYVLNTLFSFHMVIAFIVAFILDNTVPGSRQERGVYVWSEPEAAKREPAITKDYGLPFRIGRMFTWVKWVGL; encoded by the exons tattggttcatctCTAGTGTCTTGGCTGCACTTTGGGGCACAGGAGTCGCTTCAACCACTCTCACTGAGAATATTCACACTATTGCTACAACTAAAATGGGTAGTCGGAGAGCTATTGAGCTCGGTGCTGTCATTCTCATTCTGTTATCTTTTGTTG GGAAAATAGGAGGATTTATAGCTTCTATCCCAGATGTCATGGTGGCTGGTCTTCTTTGCTGTATGTGGGCCATGATTGCTGCTCTGGGCTTGTCAAACCTGCGATACAGCGAGACTGGAAGCTCCAGGAATAATATCATAATTGGCCTCTCATTGTTTCTCTCATTATCAGTACCTGCCTACTTCCAGCAATATGGACTTATTCCATCTTCAAATTCATCCGTTCCAAGTTACTTCCAACCATATGCTGTTGCATCTCATGGACCTATTCATACAAGTTCTCGAGGG GTGAACTATGTTCTGAATACTTTGTTTTCATTTCACATggtgattgcatttattgttgcaTTTATTCTTGACAACACTGTTCCTGGGAGCCGTCAAGAACGTGGAGTATATGTTTGGTCTGAACCAGAGGCAGCAAAAAGGGAACCAGCCATTACCAAAGACTACGGCTTGCCTTTCAGAATCGGACGTATGTTCACATGGGTGAAATGGGTTGGCTTATAG